A region of Sulfuricella denitrificans skB26 DNA encodes the following proteins:
- a CDS encoding VanZ family protein, translating to MPEMPIAYNPHSAGSAQPQRKSGPDEKNSTETRQFLLLLAFAYTAFVIYGSLVPLHFQPHPWEEARAFFRDIRYLNLGIGSRADWVANILLFVPLAFVWLGTLWHSKIVGWRIAATLLVLLACTGLSVAIEFTQIFFPPRTVSLNDIYAETLGAFIGISLWWVIGSSVTRWYLGWRAVEGPMDLAQRLLYGYLFLLFGYNILPLDLTISPVEIYHKWHEGRIVLIPFTNGQADLAQQFYGFLTDVLIWVPAGVLASLTARYDTKRIWLRLTAAAAMIEFLQIFVYTRVTDTTDILTGSLGSAIGIWLAIRWRAGEPAVKQAKAVGNTSGLIAGILLWLALIFAVFWYPFDFRTDGAFLHSRLTEATTRVPLAIYYFGTEYRAVTEVLHKIGFFFPLGILLALLAGKIRSGPPSLWKMAALASTGIVAGSVEVGQLFLPGKFADLTDWVLEIAGGWAGCALAWRIMSMRHQRVRTTPVIPAPRHSPWLFAGGLVLGLALLLLAATYIPEVPYNVRKLIGQEHPVLSSLALACAVAWIFGFPAWAARHLTTGSQRPEYLPAYLLLHGIVAWFLLRMSAPLEMIHKIVGSPILDWPWEWESIGRFISLFALWSVVSFGAGFISLRSWLPKASGFIWVWSVATLALLPVIYIVVIRYAATDNLTELLAGGGTPKTFLWVAAGLFMLALAGAQLAGALGSGMRVGTMRGVLWSIASFPLAYLALHAGFESYIIKYGQVFSAFQFLLSQDRAHYATPMELLLRYGFAHGTLLFAIAASQAPFLGHNACKSNIAQHQN from the coding sequence ATGCCTGAAATGCCAATCGCCTACAATCCGCATTCGGCCGGGTCTGCTCAGCCTCAGCGCAAATCCGGCCCTGACGAGAAGAATAGTACTGAGACGCGCCAGTTCCTGCTGTTGCTCGCATTCGCGTACACGGCCTTTGTCATTTACGGAAGCTTGGTGCCGCTGCACTTCCAGCCGCACCCATGGGAAGAAGCTCGGGCATTTTTTCGCGACATTCGCTACCTTAACCTGGGAATTGGATCTCGCGCCGACTGGGTGGCAAACATTCTGCTGTTCGTGCCTTTGGCTTTTGTATGGCTCGGCACACTGTGGCACTCAAAAATCGTAGGCTGGCGTATCGCGGCAACGCTATTAGTGCTACTTGCCTGCACCGGCCTGAGTGTGGCGATTGAATTTACCCAGATTTTCTTCCCGCCACGCACCGTTTCGCTGAACGACATTTACGCAGAAACCCTCGGCGCTTTTATAGGCATCTCTCTGTGGTGGGTTATCGGGTCATCCGTAACTCGATGGTATTTGGGCTGGCGAGCCGTCGAAGGGCCAATGGATCTCGCCCAGCGGCTTCTTTATGGCTACCTGTTTCTGTTGTTCGGGTATAACATCCTGCCGTTGGATCTGACCATCAGCCCGGTAGAGATCTACCACAAGTGGCATGAAGGGCGTATTGTCCTCATTCCATTCACAAACGGACAGGCCGATCTTGCGCAACAATTCTACGGCTTTCTCACGGATGTGTTGATATGGGTTCCAGCCGGGGTACTGGCAAGCCTTACCGCCAGATACGATACAAAACGAATCTGGCTCAGGCTGACTGCCGCAGCGGCCATGATCGAGTTTCTCCAGATTTTTGTTTACACCCGCGTCACAGACACTACCGACATTCTCACCGGCAGTTTGGGTTCTGCTATCGGGATATGGCTGGCTATTCGATGGCGAGCCGGAGAACCTGCTGTAAAACAGGCTAAAGCAGTGGGCAACACCAGCGGATTAATCGCAGGGATACTCCTCTGGCTAGCCCTGATATTTGCCGTGTTCTGGTATCCCTTCGATTTTCGAACTGATGGAGCGTTCTTGCACAGCCGGCTTACCGAGGCAACAACCCGGGTGCCTCTTGCCATCTATTACTTCGGTACCGAATATCGAGCAGTGACTGAAGTATTGCACAAGATCGGGTTCTTTTTTCCACTGGGCATACTGCTCGCCTTGCTTGCAGGCAAAATTCGCTCCGGGCCACCCTCTCTCTGGAAGATGGCCGCCTTGGCTAGCACGGGTATCGTTGCTGGCTCAGTGGAAGTAGGCCAGCTATTCCTGCCCGGCAAATTCGCCGACCTGACTGACTGGGTATTGGAAATAGCAGGGGGTTGGGCGGGGTGCGCACTTGCATGGCGAATTATGTCCATGCGCCACCAACGAGTACGAACTACACCTGTCATACCGGCGCCTCGCCACAGTCCATGGCTGTTTGCAGGGGGACTCGTGCTGGGGCTTGCTTTGCTGCTCCTGGCTGCAACGTATATCCCTGAGGTACCCTACAACGTACGCAAACTGATCGGACAAGAGCACCCCGTCTTGTCTTCTCTAGCCCTCGCGTGCGCTGTTGCATGGATATTTGGCTTCCCGGCCTGGGCAGCCAGACACCTGACAACAGGCTCGCAACGGCCTGAATATCTGCCCGCCTATCTGCTACTTCACGGTATCGTCGCCTGGTTTCTGCTGCGCATGTCAGCGCCCCTCGAAATGATTCATAAAATCGTCGGCTCACCCATTCTGGACTGGCCTTGGGAATGGGAATCGATCGGACGTTTTATCAGCTTGTTCGCGCTCTGGTCTGTGGTTTCATTTGGGGCAGGATTTATCTCATTGCGATCCTGGCTACCCAAAGCAAGTGGCTTTATCTGGGTATGGTCAGTCGCTACGCTGGCTTTGTTGCCGGTTATCTATATCGTGGTCATTCGGTACGCTGCAACAGACAATCTGACCGAGCTTCTTGCCGGGGGCGGAACGCCAAAGACATTTCTGTGGGTCGCTGCCGGTTTGTTCATGCTTGCCCTGGCGGGAGCTCAACTGGCCGGTGCGCTCGGCTCCGGCATGCGTGTAGGCACCATGCGAGGAGTACTATGGAGTATTGCCTCGTTTCCTTTGGCTTATCTCGCTCTGCACGCTGGCTTTGAGTCCTACATCATCAAATACGGCCAAGTTTTTTCCGCTTTTCAGTTTCTTTTGAGCCAGGACAGGGCCCACTATGCAACACCCATGGAACTGCTACTGCGCTATGGGTTCGCACATGGGACACTGCTTTTCGCCATTGCTGCCAGCCAGGCACCATTCCTGGGCCACAACGCATGTAAGTCAAATATAGCCCAGCACCAGAACTGA
- the cysC gene encoding adenylyl-sulfate kinase, translated as MTYAPDSTVINALSRSQQHRKALSFIICGSVGSGKRTLASQLPYQSEILFEGQLAMLNAGTKNKTQGADNPDSALLAEGVSAGQEQIDAAGHLFSADVAVILIDASQGMLTQDRQHSHLVSLLGIRKVILAINKMDLVNYSEIAFQRIVDDYRSFASQIGLAHITAIPLSALHGDNIVAPGNHMPWHQGTTLTSCLEAMEIDIARGEAISAADAPASVADQFESTIIWMHDAPLFSGRSYLLKTGSQTVTATITDIKYQMSMDSPEHLAATKLENNTVGVCNISVNRPVTFKPYNEDRDMGGFILIDRVSNRIVGMGLLHFALRRAQNIHMQHVDVDKAARAISKEQKPCMLWFTGLSGSGKSTIANLVEKRLHAMGCHTYLLDGDNVRHGLNKDLGFTEVDRVENIRRVAEVGKLMVDAGLIVLAAFISPFRSERRLARELLEEGEFIEIFVDVPLSIAEERDPKGLYRKARKGDLKNFTGIDSPYETPQAPEIHLDTASMSPDQAAELVVETIQPMSN; from the coding sequence ATGACTTACGCCCCAGACTCCACCGTCATCAATGCACTCTCTCGCAGCCAGCAGCACAGGAAGGCTTTGAGCTTCATTATCTGTGGCAGCGTCGGCTCCGGCAAGAGGACCCTGGCCAGTCAGCTGCCCTATCAATCAGAAATACTGTTCGAGGGTCAGCTGGCCATGCTGAACGCCGGTACGAAGAATAAAACTCAGGGCGCCGACAACCCTGATTCCGCCTTGCTAGCGGAAGGAGTGTCCGCGGGTCAAGAGCAGATTGATGCCGCCGGCCACCTCTTTTCCGCCGATGTGGCAGTCATCCTCATCGACGCAAGCCAAGGCATGCTCACCCAGGATCGCCAGCATAGCCACCTGGTATCATTGCTAGGAATCCGCAAGGTCATCCTGGCCATCAACAAGATGGATCTTGTGAACTACTCGGAAATAGCATTTCAGCGCATCGTCGACGACTACCGCAGCTTCGCTAGCCAGATCGGGCTGGCACACATCACTGCCATTCCCCTCTCGGCATTGCATGGCGACAACATTGTCGCGCCCGGTAACCACATGCCGTGGCACCAGGGCACCACTCTGACGAGTTGCCTGGAAGCGATGGAAATCGATATCGCGCGCGGAGAGGCCATTTCTGCAGCTGATGCGCCGGCAAGTGTGGCCGACCAGTTTGAATCCACGATTATCTGGATGCACGATGCCCCCCTGTTTTCGGGGCGGTCGTATTTGCTCAAGACCGGATCCCAAACGGTTACAGCCACTATTACCGACATCAAATACCAGATGAGCATGGACTCTCCGGAACACCTGGCGGCAACAAAATTGGAGAACAATACCGTCGGCGTGTGCAACATCAGTGTCAACCGGCCGGTCACCTTCAAACCCTATAACGAAGATCGGGATATGGGCGGTTTCATCCTGATCGACCGAGTGAGCAACCGCATCGTCGGGATGGGCTTGCTGCACTTTGCCCTGCGCCGTGCACAGAACATCCACATGCAGCACGTCGACGTGGACAAGGCCGCACGCGCCATAAGCAAGGAGCAGAAGCCCTGCATGCTGTGGTTCACCGGCCTTTCCGGCTCAGGGAAATCCACCATCGCCAATCTGGTGGAAAAGAGGCTACACGCCATGGGCTGCCACACTTATCTGCTCGATGGCGACAACGTGCGTCACGGCTTGAACAAGGATCTTGGATTCACCGAGGTTGACCGGGTAGAGAATATCCGTCGCGTGGCGGAAGTAGGCAAGTTGATGGTGGATGCCGGCCTGATCGTCCTGGCCGCATTCATTTCCCCTTTTCGGTCGGAACGCCGCCTGGCGCGGGAACTGCTCGAAGAAGGCGAATTTATTGAGATATTTGTTGATGTCCCGCTTTCGATCGCCGAAGAGCGCGACCCGAAAGGGCTTTATCGCAAGGCCCGTAAAGGTGATCTGAAAAATTTTACCGGGATCGACTCGCCTTATGAGACGCCTCAAGCACCTGAAATCCATCTTGACACAGCTTCGATGTCACCCGATCAGGCGGCTGAACTGGTCGTGGAAACTATTCAGCCCATGTCGAACTAA
- a CDS encoding asparagine synthetase B family protein — translation MSGLCGWIGYGATTAENRQIVERMAGPLARFDGSNIQTLVGRAGALTVAASGDSAHLYHNEGLLVAVWGRVRFMESRLALLAQAEGVAKVLADGWREKGESVLSLLEGAYALCILNEATGEVVLAVDRMGNLPLSYTLSGDGLVFGSSADAIILHPLARPEIDPQSLYNYLYFHMVPGPDTIYTGQKRLLPGEYLVFSKGRAETKKHWEMQFLEGQNRPFDELKQEFLRLLRSSVREASSDQDVGAFLSGGTDSSTIAGILGEVGGRPARTYSIGFEADGYDEMEYARIAARHFSTEHHEYYVTPDDVVAAIPQIAGIFDQPFGNASAVPTFYCARMARADGLNRILGGDGGDELFGGNDRYAKQYIFSLYERIPSLLRKGVLEPAVFGMPGGQRVPLVRKARSYIEQASVLMPARTETYNLLDRYGHEEIFTREFLATVDPGQPLSRLKETYRQTHAQSLINQMLALDLKFTLADNDLPKVVKACELAGMEVAFPFLNDEMVAFSAGLAPELKLKGTKLRYFFKEALRDFLPGEIITKQKHGFGLPFGVWLQDHKPLQELATDSLNGLKSRNIVRAEFIDKLLGQHLAEHAGYHGTMVWVLMMLEQWFRQR, via the coding sequence GTGAGTGGTCTGTGCGGCTGGATAGGCTACGGTGCCACAACGGCAGAAAATCGGCAGATTGTTGAGCGAATGGCTGGGCCGCTGGCGCGCTTTGATGGTAGCAACATTCAGACCTTGGTGGGGAGGGCTGGTGCCCTGACTGTCGCCGCGAGCGGCGACAGTGCTCACCTCTACCACAATGAAGGGCTTTTGGTCGCGGTATGGGGCCGGGTCAGATTTATGGAGTCTCGTCTGGCCCTGCTTGCGCAGGCCGAGGGTGTGGCTAAAGTACTGGCAGACGGCTGGCGGGAAAAGGGCGAATCAGTTCTCTCGCTTCTGGAGGGTGCATATGCCCTTTGTATCCTGAATGAAGCCACCGGTGAAGTGGTTCTGGCGGTTGATCGCATGGGGAATCTGCCTCTTTCCTACACACTTTCTGGAGATGGACTGGTATTTGGTTCATCGGCGGATGCTATCATTCTTCATCCGTTGGCAAGACCGGAGATCGACCCGCAGAGCCTCTACAATTACCTTTATTTTCATATGGTGCCTGGTCCCGACACGATCTACACGGGGCAAAAGCGCCTCCTGCCGGGCGAATATCTGGTTTTCAGTAAGGGCAGGGCGGAAACAAAAAAACACTGGGAAATGCAGTTCCTGGAAGGTCAAAATCGTCCCTTTGACGAGCTCAAGCAGGAATTTTTGCGGCTGTTGCGCTCAAGCGTGCGCGAGGCCTCCTCAGATCAGGATGTTGGCGCCTTCCTCAGTGGCGGGACAGACAGTTCCACGATCGCGGGCATCCTGGGGGAGGTTGGCGGCCGGCCTGCCCGCACCTACTCCATCGGCTTCGAAGCCGATGGCTATGACGAGATGGAATACGCTCGTATTGCGGCCCGACATTTTTCTACCGAGCATCACGAATACTATGTTACTCCGGATGACGTGGTGGCAGCTATTCCGCAGATTGCAGGAATCTTCGATCAGCCCTTCGGCAACGCTTCTGCCGTGCCCACGTTTTATTGCGCACGCATGGCGAGAGCGGACGGCCTGAACAGGATCCTGGGTGGTGACGGGGGTGACGAGCTATTTGGCGGTAACGATCGTTATGCAAAGCAGTATATCTTTTCCCTCTATGAACGTATTCCCTCGTTATTGCGCAAGGGGGTGCTGGAACCTGCCGTTTTCGGCATGCCCGGTGGCCAGAGAGTGCCGCTGGTGCGCAAGGCCCGCAGCTACATCGAGCAGGCCTCGGTGCTGATGCCGGCGCGCACGGAAACTTACAATCTGCTCGATCGTTACGGCCATGAGGAGATTTTTACACGGGAATTTCTAGCCACCGTTGATCCGGGACAGCCTCTCTCCCGCTTGAAAGAAACTTATCGCCAAACCCATGCCCAAAGCCTGATCAACCAAATGCTCGCCCTTGATTTGAAGTTTACTCTCGCCGACAACGACCTGCCTAAGGTGGTCAAGGCCTGTGAACTGGCGGGGATGGAGGTGGCTTTTCCGTTTCTCAACGACGAAATGGTGGCCTTCTCGGCGGGGCTGGCACCGGAGCTCAAACTCAAAGGGACAAAACTGCGTTATTTTTTCAAGGAAGCGCTGCGCGATTTTTTGCCGGGCGAGATCATCACCAAGCAAAAGCACGGTTTCGGCCTGCCTTTCGGCGTCTGGCTCCAGGATCACAAGCCACTGCAGGAACTGGCCACCGATAGCCTGAATGGCCTGAAATCGCGCAACATCGTGCGCGCCGAGTTCATCGACAAACTGCTCGGGCAGCATCTGGCGGAGCACGCCGGATATCATGGCACCATGGTATGGGTGCTGATGATGCTGGAACAGTGGTTCAGGCAACGCTAG